A genomic region of Serratia fonticola contains the following coding sequences:
- a CDS encoding AEC family transporter, with protein sequence MSWETWSFAFNVTVPNLLMMLLGILLRHWRLMDDRFIDGATKLVFNLALPCLLFFSIANNHPQLRDNVSLVVYGAVGTLGTFLLLEIAAKWLVKEPRERGVFVQGGFRANTAIVGLAYAMTAYGDEGIAIASLYLTVTVILFNVLSVITLTRSLQGGQGQKIKHLSLLRSIVTNPLILGLLTGLAYAQTGLGIPQVFKQTGSYISGLSLPLALLCTGASLDLRAMFRSSNVAALSSSAKLFLVPVLMTLGGWLCGFHGATLGIIFMFSATPTASGSYVMTRAMGGNATLAANIIAITTVGSFFTTALGIYFLRTWGVI encoded by the coding sequence ATGTCCTGGGAAACCTGGAGTTTTGCCTTTAACGTTACCGTGCCGAATTTATTGATGATGCTGTTGGGGATCCTGCTGCGTCACTGGCGGTTAATGGACGATCGTTTTATCGACGGGGCAACCAAGCTGGTGTTCAATCTGGCGTTGCCTTGCCTGCTGTTTTTCAGCATTGCCAACAACCATCCGCAACTGCGCGATAACGTCTCTTTGGTGGTTTATGGTGCGGTTGGCACCCTTGGGACGTTCCTCTTGCTGGAGATCGCCGCAAAGTGGCTGGTGAAAGAACCCCGTGAGCGCGGGGTGTTCGTGCAAGGAGGATTCCGGGCCAATACCGCGATTGTCGGCCTGGCTTATGCCATGACCGCCTATGGGGATGAAGGTATCGCTATTGCCTCTCTCTATCTGACCGTTACGGTGATCCTGTTCAACGTGCTGTCGGTGATAACCTTGACGCGCAGCCTGCAAGGTGGACAAGGCCAGAAGATAAAGCACCTTTCGTTGTTACGCAGTATTGTCACCAATCCGTTGATCTTGGGACTGTTAACGGGGTTAGCCTATGCACAGACCGGGCTCGGTATTCCACAGGTGTTTAAACAGACGGGCAGTTATATCTCGGGTCTTTCATTACCATTGGCTTTGCTGTGTACCGGAGCCAGCCTCGATCTGCGGGCGATGTTCCGCTCTTCCAACGTCGCGGCGCTGTCGTCGTCGGCTAAACTATTCCTGGTACCGGTGCTGATGACGCTGGGGGGATGGTTGTGTGGTTTTCACGGCGCGACGCTGGGCATTATCTTTATGTTTTCGGCCACCCCCACCGCCTCAGGCAGCTATGTGATGACACGTGCCATGGGGGGCAACGCCACGCTGGCCGCCAATATTATTGCGATCACGACCGTAGGGTCTTTCTTCACTACCGCGTTGGGGATCTACTTCTTACGCACGTGGGGCGTTATTTAG
- the hisS gene encoding histidine--tRNA ligase: protein MAKNIQAIRGMNDYLPEETALWQRIEGTLKQVLAGYGYSEIRLPIVEQTPLFKRAIGEVTDVVEKEMYTFEDRNGESLTLRPEGTAGCVRAGIEHGLLYNQEQRLWYIGPMFRYERPQKGRYRQFHQLGAEVFGLQGPDIDAELILLTARWWKALGIAEHVNLELNSIGSLEARANYRDALVAFLEQHQEKLDEDCKRRMYSNPLRVLDSKNPEVQTLLNDAPRLSDYLDEESKAHFAGLCELLQQAGIPYTVNERLVRGLDYYNRTVFEWVTNSLGAQGTVCAGGRYDGLVEQLGGRATPGVGFAMGLERLVLLVQAVNPDFKAPATIDVYVISSGEGTQSAAMLLAEQVRDAAPQIKLMTNYGGGNFKKQITRADKWGARIALILGENEVAAQQVVVKDLRSGEQETLAQSEVAARLAMMLG, encoded by the coding sequence GTGGCAAAAAACATTCAAGCCATTCGCGGCATGAACGATTACCTGCCGGAAGAAACAGCGCTGTGGCAGCGTATTGAAGGCACCCTCAAGCAAGTGCTGGCCGGTTATGGCTATAGCGAAATCCGGTTGCCGATTGTAGAGCAGACCCCGTTATTTAAGCGCGCCATCGGTGAAGTGACCGACGTCGTGGAAAAAGAGATGTATACCTTCGAGGATCGCAACGGTGAAAGCCTGACGCTGCGCCCGGAAGGGACGGCTGGCTGCGTTCGCGCCGGTATCGAACATGGTCTGCTGTACAATCAGGAACAGCGTCTGTGGTACATCGGCCCGATGTTCCGCTATGAGCGTCCGCAAAAAGGTCGCTATCGCCAGTTCCATCAGTTAGGGGCAGAAGTCTTTGGCCTGCAAGGCCCGGATATCGACGCCGAACTTATCCTGCTGACCGCCCGCTGGTGGAAAGCCTTGGGCATTGCCGAGCACGTCAACCTGGAGCTGAATTCCATCGGCTCACTGGAGGCGCGCGCCAACTATCGTGACGCCCTGGTCGCTTTCCTGGAACAGCATCAGGAAAAACTGGACGAAGACTGCAAACGCCGCATGTACAGCAATCCGCTGCGTGTTCTGGATTCGAAAAATCCAGAAGTGCAAACCCTGCTCAATGACGCACCGCGCCTTTCCGACTATCTGGATGAAGAATCCAAAGCTCACTTCGCAGGGCTGTGTGAACTTTTGCAGCAGGCCGGTATCCCCTATACCGTAAACGAACGTCTGGTACGTGGTCTGGATTACTACAACCGCACGGTGTTTGAATGGGTTACCAACAGCCTGGGCGCACAGGGCACCGTTTGCGCCGGTGGGCGTTACGATGGCCTGGTTGAGCAACTGGGTGGGCGGGCGACACCTGGTGTCGGTTTCGCCATGGGGCTGGAGCGCCTGGTGCTGCTGGTTCAGGCAGTTAACCCGGACTTCAAGGCACCGGCAACCATTGACGTGTATGTCATATCAAGCGGCGAAGGTACGCAGAGTGCGGCCATGTTGCTGGCTGAGCAGGTACGTGACGCTGCACCGCAGATTAAGTTAATGACCAACTATGGTGGCGGCAACTTTAAAAAACAGATCACCCGTGCCGATAAATGGGGCGCTCGCATAGCCCTGATCCTGGGTGAGAATGAAGTTGCGGCACAGCAGGTGGTGGTGAAAGACCTGCGCAGTGGTGAACAAGAAACGCTGGCGCAAAGCGAAGTCGCTGCGCGTCTGGCCATGATGTTAGGTTAA
- the bamB gene encoding outer membrane protein assembly factor BamB, with the protein MQLRKTLLVGLVSVALLSGCSLFSGEEDVVTMSPLPKVENQFTPNKAWSTSVGDGIGEYYSHLRPAYQDSTVYAADRRGTVKAMDLADGKEKWKADLSEKTGFFSSNRPALLSGGLTVSGANVYVGSEKAVVYALSTEDGKVTWQTKVAGEVVSRPVAADGMVLVHTSNGQLQALNEADGAIKWTVNLDIPSLSLRGESAPATAFGAAVVGGDNGRVSAVLMQQGQLIWQQRISQPSGATEIDRLNDVDTTPVIVDNVVYALGYNGNLTALDLRSGQIMWKRDMGSVNDFIVDAGRIYVVDQNDRVIATNTEGGVNLWRQSDLLHRNLTPPALYNGYLVVGDAEGYLHWINTTDGRFVAQQQVDSSGFLSAPVVAGDKLLIQARGGKVYAFTR; encoded by the coding sequence ATGCAATTGCGTAAAACACTCTTGGTCGGACTGGTTTCCGTTGCCTTACTGAGTGGCTGTTCGCTGTTTAGCGGCGAAGAAGACGTGGTTACCATGTCACCGCTGCCAAAAGTTGAAAATCAATTCACGCCAAACAAGGCGTGGAGTACATCAGTCGGTGACGGCATTGGTGAGTACTACTCCCACCTGCGCCCGGCTTATCAAGACAGCACCGTTTATGCAGCCGATCGCCGTGGTACCGTGAAGGCGATGGATCTGGCGGACGGTAAAGAAAAATGGAAGGCGGATCTCTCCGAGAAGACCGGCTTCTTCTCCAGCAACCGTCCTGCGCTGTTGTCGGGGGGTCTGACGGTGTCTGGTGCCAACGTTTACGTGGGCAGTGAGAAAGCGGTGGTTTACGCGCTGAGTACCGAAGACGGTAAAGTTACCTGGCAGACCAAGGTTGCAGGTGAAGTGGTTTCCCGTCCGGTGGCCGCTGACGGCATGGTGCTGGTGCATACCAGCAACGGTCAGCTGCAAGCGTTGAACGAAGCTGACGGTGCCATCAAGTGGACGGTCAACCTGGATATTCCTTCGCTGTCACTGCGTGGTGAATCTGCGCCGGCTACCGCCTTTGGTGCCGCCGTTGTGGGTGGTGACAACGGTCGCGTCAGCGCCGTGTTGATGCAGCAGGGGCAGTTGATCTGGCAGCAACGTATTTCTCAGCCGAGCGGGGCCACTGAAATCGATCGCCTGAACGACGTTGATACTACGCCGGTGATTGTTGACAACGTGGTGTACGCATTGGGTTACAATGGTAACCTGACGGCGTTGGACCTGCGTTCCGGCCAGATCATGTGGAAACGTGATATGGGCTCAGTGAATGACTTTATCGTCGATGCGGGCCGTATCTATGTCGTTGATCAGAATGACCGTGTGATCGCCACCAACACCGAAGGTGGTGTCAACCTGTGGCGTCAGAGCGATCTGCTGCACCGTAACCTGACGCCGCCAGCGCTGTATAACGGCTACCTGGTGGTGGGCGATGCAGAAGGTTATCTGCACTGGATCAACACCACCGATGGCCGTTTTGTGGCTCAGCAACAAGTGGATAGCTCCGGCTTCCTGTCTGCGCCGGTGGTTGCCGGTGACAAACTGCTGATCCAGGCGCGTGGTGGCAAGGTGTATGCCTTCACTCGCTAA
- a CDS encoding YfgM family protein, whose protein sequence is MEVYTTENEQVDALRRFFTENGKALAVGVVLGIGALVGWRYWQSHQNTSMMEASQSYEQASVALASGKADDVAAAEKFIQANSNSYGVFAALQLAKHFADQGDFAKAEQQLVVAQSHAKDDNLLASVNLRLARVQLQEKKLDEALKTLEGVKGEGWISLMQDVRGDVLLAKGDIAGAREAYSKGIESNASQALAAVMRMKLNNLSS, encoded by the coding sequence GTGGAAGTCTATACCACTGAAAACGAACAAGTTGACGCTCTGCGCCGGTTCTTTACCGAAAACGGTAAAGCATTGGCTGTGGGTGTTGTGCTCGGTATTGGTGCCCTGGTTGGCTGGCGCTACTGGCAGAGCCATCAAAACACCAGCATGATGGAGGCCTCTCAGTCTTATGAGCAGGCAAGCGTGGCGCTGGCCTCCGGTAAAGCCGACGATGTGGCTGCGGCAGAGAAGTTTATCCAGGCTAACAGCAACAGCTATGGCGTTTTTGCGGCATTGCAATTGGCGAAGCACTTTGCCGATCAAGGTGATTTTGCCAAAGCAGAACAACAATTGGTGGTGGCGCAGAGCCATGCCAAGGATGACAATCTGTTGGCATCCGTTAACCTGCGTCTGGCGCGTGTGCAGTTGCAGGAGAAAAAGCTGGATGAAGCGCTGAAAACGCTTGAGGGCGTGAAAGGCGAAGGTTGGATATCATTGATGCAAGATGTGCGCGGTGATGTGCTGTTGGCAAAAGGCGATATCGCAGGCGCACGCGAAGCTTACAGTAAGGGTATCGAATCCAACGCTTCTCAGGCGCTTGCGGCAGTGATGCGCATGAAATTGAATAACTTGTCCAGCTAA
- the ispG gene encoding flavodoxin-dependent (E)-4-hydroxy-3-methylbut-2-enyl-diphosphate synthase — protein MHNQSPINRRKSTRIYVGNVPIGDGAPIAVQSMTNTRTTDVEATVNQIKALERVGVDIVRVSVPTMDAAEAFRLIKQQVNVPLVADIHFDYRIALQVAEYGVDCLRINPGNIGNESRIRSVVDCARDKNIPIRIGVNGGSLEKDIQEKYGEPTPEALLESAMRHVDILDRLNFDQFKVSVKASDVFLAVQSYRLLAARIDQPLHLGITEAGGARSGSVKSAIGLGMLLSEGIGDTLRISLAADPVEEVKVGFDILKSLRIRARGINFIACPTCSRQEFDVIGTVNALEQRLEDIITPMDVSIIGCVVNGPGEALVSTLGVTGGHKKSGFYEDGVRQKDRFDNEQMIDQLEAKIRAKAAMLDESKRISVNLLEE, from the coding sequence ATGCATAACCAATCTCCTATTAACCGTCGGAAATCAACGCGTATTTACGTCGGTAATGTGCCTATTGGCGATGGTGCACCGATTGCCGTGCAATCGATGACCAACACCCGTACCACCGATGTTGAGGCGACGGTTAATCAAATTAAAGCGCTGGAGCGCGTGGGCGTCGACATTGTCCGCGTTTCAGTTCCTACCATGGATGCCGCTGAGGCGTTTCGGCTGATCAAGCAGCAGGTTAATGTGCCGCTGGTTGCCGATATCCACTTCGATTACCGCATTGCGCTGCAGGTTGCCGAATACGGCGTTGATTGCCTGCGTATCAACCCTGGCAACATTGGTAACGAATCGCGTATTCGCTCGGTGGTTGACTGCGCGCGCGACAAGAATATCCCGATCCGCATCGGGGTAAACGGTGGTTCGCTGGAAAAAGACATTCAGGAAAAATACGGCGAACCTACGCCGGAAGCGTTGCTGGAATCGGCAATGCGTCACGTCGATATTCTCGATCGTCTCAATTTTGATCAGTTCAAGGTGAGCGTGAAGGCGTCGGATGTGTTCCTGGCGGTGCAGTCCTATCGTCTGCTGGCAGCCCGAATTGATCAACCGTTGCATTTGGGGATTACCGAAGCCGGTGGCGCGCGTAGCGGGTCCGTGAAGTCGGCCATTGGTTTGGGGATGCTGCTGTCGGAAGGGATTGGCGATACGTTGCGAATTTCGTTGGCTGCCGATCCGGTCGAAGAAGTGAAGGTTGGCTTTGATATTCTCAAGTCATTGCGCATCCGCGCTCGCGGGATTAACTTCATTGCTTGCCCAACCTGTTCGCGTCAGGAGTTTGACGTCATTGGCACGGTCAATGCGTTGGAGCAGCGCCTGGAAGATATTATTACCCCGATGGATGTTTCCATTATCGGTTGCGTAGTGAACGGGCCAGGTGAAGCGCTGGTGTCCACGCTAGGTGTTACCGGTGGGCACAAGAAGAGCGGTTTCTATGAAGACGGCGTGCGTCAGAAAGATCGTTTCGATAACGAACAGATGATTGATCAGTTGGAAGCGAAGATCCGTGCCAAGGCAGCGATGCTGGACGAATCCAAGCGCATCAGCGTCAATCTGCTGGAAGAGTAA
- the rodZ gene encoding cytoskeleton protein RodZ, which translates to MNTEDSQDKTVSMTTGQRLRQAREQLGLSQQAVAERLCLKMSTVRDIEDDNISADLASTFVRGYIRSYAKLVHLPEDELLPMLAKQAPAKVAKVAQMQSFSLGKRRKKRDGWLMSFTWLIVFVVVGLTGAWWWQNHKAQQEEIATMADQSSAQLSQHNEGQSVPLTDGNVDNGASAVVDNNTAPEAPAATQQAPVTVPSSTAQQPDVVAPSQAAIPDAAPVAPVAQAQLPTGTAGVSAPAADANALVMDFSGDCWLQVIDASGKSLFSGIQKSGARLNLAGTPPYKLTIGAPAAVQIQFQGKPVDLSRFVKSNRVARLTVAAQ; encoded by the coding sequence ATGAATACTGAAGACTCCCAAGATAAAACCGTATCTATGACGACAGGCCAACGCCTGCGCCAGGCCCGTGAGCAACTCGGGCTGAGTCAACAGGCTGTTGCAGAACGCCTGTGTCTCAAAATGTCTACCGTGCGCGACATCGAAGACGACAATATTTCTGCCGATCTGGCGTCGACGTTCGTGCGTGGTTATATCCGTTCCTATGCCAAGCTGGTTCATTTACCGGAAGATGAGCTGTTGCCGATGCTGGCCAAACAGGCTCCGGCTAAAGTGGCCAAAGTGGCTCAGATGCAGAGTTTTTCGCTGGGCAAGCGCCGTAAAAAGCGTGACGGCTGGCTGATGAGCTTTACCTGGTTGATCGTGTTTGTGGTTGTGGGACTGACAGGGGCCTGGTGGTGGCAAAATCACAAGGCACAGCAGGAAGAGATCGCTACCATGGCAGATCAGTCTTCCGCACAGCTTTCCCAACATAATGAAGGTCAGTCTGTGCCGTTGACCGACGGCAATGTGGATAACGGTGCATCGGCGGTAGTGGACAATAACACCGCACCTGAAGCGCCTGCGGCTACACAACAGGCACCGGTAACCGTCCCTTCCTCTACGGCGCAACAGCCTGACGTGGTGGCACCAAGCCAGGCTGCGATCCCAGATGCTGCACCGGTAGCCCCGGTTGCACAGGCTCAGTTGCCTACTGGCACTGCGGGCGTGAGTGCCCCGGCAGCAGATGCCAACGCATTGGTGATGGATTTCTCCGGCGACTGCTGGTTACAGGTGATCGATGCTAGCGGTAAATCATTGTTCAGTGGCATCCAGAAAAGCGGCGCTCGGCTGAATCTGGCGGGAACACCTCCGTATAAACTGACCATTGGCGCACCGGCCGCAGTACAGATCCAATTCCAAGGTAAGCCGGTCGATTTAAGCCGGTTTGTTAAGTCAAACCGTGTTGCTCGTCTGACCGTTGCCGCGCAGTAA
- the der gene encoding ribosome biogenesis GTPase Der — protein MIPVVALVGRPNVGKSTLFNRLTQTRDALVADFPGLTRDRKYGRAEVEGNEFIIVDTGGIDGTEDGVETRMAGQSLLAIEEADIVLFMVDARAGLMPADQGIAQHLRSRQKATFLVANKTDGMDPDTATADFYSLGLGDVYAIAASHGRGVTQLIEHVLVPFIPEKPQEAELSEEEANAAYWAEVNGETPEGEDEEPEDDFNPQDLPIKLAIVGRPNVGKSTLTNRILGEERVVVYDMPGTTRDSIYIPMVRDEREYVLIDTAGVRKRGKVTETVEKFSVIKTLQAIEDANVVLLVIDAREGISDQDLSLLGFILNSGRSLVIAVNKWDGMSEEDREHVKEMLDLRLGFVDFARVHFISALHGSGVGNLFESVQEAYECATRRVNTSMLTKIMQMAADDHQPPLVRGRRVKLKYAHAGGYNPPIVVIHGNQVSDLADSYKRYLMNYFRRSLNVMGTPIRIQFKEGENPFAGKRNTLTPNQMRKRKRLMSHLKKSK, from the coding sequence ATGATACCTGTCGTCGCGCTGGTCGGGCGCCCGAATGTGGGTAAATCCACCTTGTTTAACCGTTTAACACAGACGCGTGATGCGTTGGTGGCGGATTTCCCCGGGCTAACGCGAGACCGTAAGTATGGTCGTGCTGAAGTAGAGGGCAATGAATTTATTATCGTCGATACCGGGGGTATTGACGGAACGGAAGACGGTGTAGAAACCCGTATGGCGGGCCAATCACTGTTGGCGATTGAAGAGGCGGATATCGTGCTGTTTATGGTGGATGCCCGTGCCGGGCTGATGCCAGCCGATCAGGGTATTGCACAGCATCTGCGCAGTCGCCAGAAGGCCACCTTCCTGGTTGCCAACAAAACCGACGGTATGGATCCAGACACGGCTACCGCAGATTTTTATTCGCTGGGGCTGGGCGATGTCTATGCGATCGCCGCTTCTCATGGCCGTGGCGTAACGCAGCTGATCGAGCATGTGTTGGTGCCCTTTATTCCGGAAAAGCCGCAAGAAGCCGAACTGAGCGAAGAAGAGGCCAATGCCGCTTACTGGGCCGAGGTGAACGGTGAGACGCCAGAGGGGGAAGACGAAGAACCGGAAGACGACTTCAACCCGCAGGATTTGCCGATCAAGCTGGCTATTGTTGGCCGCCCCAATGTAGGTAAGTCGACACTCACTAACCGCATTCTGGGGGAGGAGCGTGTCGTCGTGTATGACATGCCTGGCACCACCCGTGACAGCATCTATATCCCGATGGTCCGTGACGAACGTGAATACGTGCTGATCGACACCGCCGGGGTGCGTAAACGTGGCAAAGTCACTGAAACCGTCGAGAAATTTTCGGTAATCAAGACGCTGCAGGCCATCGAAGACGCCAACGTGGTGTTGCTGGTCATTGATGCTCGTGAAGGTATTTCCGATCAGGACCTGTCGCTGCTTGGCTTTATCCTCAATAGTGGGCGCTCACTGGTGATTGCGGTCAACAAGTGGGACGGCATGAGCGAAGAAGATCGCGAGCATGTGAAAGAGATGCTCGATCTGCGTCTGGGCTTTGTCGATTTTGCCCGTGTACACTTTATCTCAGCGCTGCATGGCAGCGGCGTTGGCAACCTGTTTGAATCCGTACAGGAAGCCTACGAGTGCGCCACGCGTCGTGTGAATACCTCAATGCTCACCAAGATCATGCAGATGGCTGCCGATGACCATCAGCCGCCGTTGGTGCGGGGCCGCCGTGTGAAGCTGAAATACGCGCATGCGGGGGGGTATAACCCACCTATCGTGGTGATCCACGGTAATCAGGTGAGCGATTTGGCAGACTCTTACAAACGCTACCTGATGAACTATTTCCGCCGTTCGCTGAACGTGATGGGGACGCCAATCCGCATTCAATTCAAAGAGGGTGAAAACCCGTTTGCCGGTAAGCGCAATACCTTGACGCCAAATCAGATGCGTAAGCGTAAACGCTTGATGAGCCATTTGAAGAAGTCGAAATAA
- a CDS encoding LacI family DNA-binding transcriptional regulator, whose product MNGKLKIQEISRQTGLSISTVSRVLAGKSNTSAEARQRVLACAQQNGILQGLSSGRLMLNNVMIFAPQRAFDVRTDIFYYKVIQGIAAALAEHDVRIRYCGLEEQHSDSALFLEKMNDPQTEAVLIIGIDDEHIHTLAADLNKPCILINCTDHQMRLDSVSPDHQLIGEYSANYLFQQGHSHILNLQCLRRNTMELRLAGIRQAYTRHNIPFDDSQHLVTTSGFGSEEAEQAITTFINGITDRHSLPTAILAGGDYMAVGAVNALRKMHINVPGNISVMSTDGFNLAEIHDVPLTSVHVPRDELGVEAIALLQRRMLRPDAPPCNMLLHGRLAVRASVKRLSPNKVSPAVSTHHHRLYDA is encoded by the coding sequence ATGAACGGAAAGCTGAAAATACAGGAAATCTCTCGCCAAACCGGGCTTTCCATCAGCACCGTTTCACGGGTGTTGGCAGGGAAATCCAATACCAGCGCCGAGGCCAGACAGCGGGTGTTAGCATGCGCCCAGCAAAATGGGATTTTGCAGGGGCTTTCCAGCGGCAGGCTGATGTTGAACAACGTGATGATATTTGCGCCACAGCGCGCCTTCGATGTGCGAACCGACATCTTTTACTACAAAGTGATCCAGGGAATTGCCGCTGCACTGGCAGAGCATGATGTGAGGATCCGCTATTGCGGGTTGGAAGAACAACATAGTGACAGCGCACTGTTTCTGGAAAAAATGAACGATCCGCAAACCGAGGCCGTGTTGATTATTGGTATCGACGACGAGCACATCCACACGCTGGCCGCTGACCTGAACAAACCCTGCATTCTGATTAACTGCACGGATCATCAGATGCGACTCGACAGTGTCTCCCCTGATCATCAGTTGATTGGTGAATATTCAGCCAACTATCTGTTCCAGCAGGGTCATAGCCATATTCTCAATCTGCAATGCCTGCGACGCAACACCATGGAGCTGCGCCTGGCTGGGATCCGGCAAGCTTATACCCGGCATAATATTCCTTTCGATGACAGCCAACATTTGGTCACCACCTCCGGTTTTGGTAGCGAAGAAGCCGAACAGGCGATTACCACCTTTATCAACGGCATTACTGACCGTCACTCATTACCCACGGCGATCCTGGCCGGTGGCGACTATATGGCGGTAGGGGCGGTAAATGCGCTCAGGAAAATGCATATCAACGTGCCGGGGAATATTTCAGTGATGAGTACGGATGGCTTTAACCTGGCAGAGATCCACGATGTGCCACTAACCTCGGTCCACGTTCCGCGCGATGAGCTGGGTGTAGAAGCTATCGCACTGTTGCAACGCCGCATGCTGCGCCCGGACGCCCCACCGTGCAATATGTTACTGCACGGACGCTTGGCCGTGCGGGCCTCGGTAAAACGCCTCAGCCCGAACAAGGTATCGCCAGCCGTCAGTACGCACCATCATCGGCTGTATGATGCATAA
- a CDS encoding MFS transporter: MSVEINQTVAQSSRRKFKSLRWWMLALFLLGVTVNYITRNSLGILAPELKTSLNMTTEQYSWVVASFQLAYTVFQPICGWLIDVIGLKMGFLICASIWAVVCMLHAGAGSWFQLAILRFFMGGAEAAATPANAKAISDWFPKKERPIAAGWAGVGFSIGAMLAPPIIVIAHVSFGWQGAFLFSGALAMIWVILWWVFYHSPQQHPNLSQKEFDLINEDNEPVLPKLPFFKSLASLCKNKKFYGIAIPAFLAEPAWAVFSFWVPLYLATERGMDLKQIAMFAWLPFLAADIGSVASGYLTTLYRKWFGCSRVNSVVASSVTGAFMMVSLAFVAITKDPYIAIALISIGGFGHQVISCMLSALVVESFDKNQMATVNGMRGSSAWIASFLFTLLIGAVSDTIGFNPLFVAMGFFDLIGALFLIGLIAERGKKSSPTV, translated from the coding sequence ATGAGTGTAGAAATCAATCAAACGGTCGCACAGAGCAGCCGGCGTAAATTCAAATCGCTGCGCTGGTGGATGCTGGCCTTATTCCTGCTGGGCGTGACGGTTAACTATATTACCCGCAACTCGTTGGGTATTCTGGCCCCTGAACTGAAAACCAGCCTCAACATGACCACCGAACAATACTCTTGGGTGGTGGCGTCATTCCAACTTGCGTACACCGTGTTCCAACCGATTTGTGGCTGGTTAATCGATGTTATTGGCCTGAAAATGGGCTTCTTGATCTGTGCCAGCATCTGGGCCGTGGTGTGTATGTTGCATGCCGGTGCGGGCAGTTGGTTCCAACTGGCCATTCTGCGCTTCTTTATGGGCGGTGCAGAGGCAGCAGCCACACCGGCCAACGCCAAGGCGATTTCTGACTGGTTCCCTAAAAAAGAACGCCCGATTGCCGCCGGTTGGGCTGGGGTAGGCTTCTCGATCGGTGCGATGTTGGCACCGCCAATTATTGTTATTGCACACGTTTCCTTCGGCTGGCAGGGCGCTTTCCTGTTTTCTGGTGCCTTGGCGATGATCTGGGTGATTCTGTGGTGGGTGTTTTACCATTCGCCACAACAGCACCCTAATCTGAGCCAGAAAGAATTTGATCTGATCAACGAAGATAACGAGCCGGTGCTGCCAAAGTTGCCGTTTTTCAAATCGCTGGCGAGCCTGTGTAAAAACAAAAAATTCTACGGCATTGCTATCCCGGCGTTTCTTGCTGAGCCTGCCTGGGCGGTGTTCAGCTTCTGGGTGCCGCTATATCTGGCCACCGAACGCGGCATGGATCTCAAGCAGATCGCCATGTTTGCCTGGCTGCCATTCCTGGCCGCAGATATCGGCAGTGTCGCCAGTGGTTATCTCACCACGCTGTACCGCAAATGGTTTGGCTGTTCCCGTGTGAACTCGGTTGTTGCCAGTTCGGTGACCGGGGCCTTCATGATGGTATCGCTGGCGTTCGTGGCGATCACCAAAGACCCCTACATCGCGATCGCGCTGATCTCCATTGGTGGCTTTGGCCATCAGGTGATCTCCTGCATGTTGAGCGCGCTGGTCGTAGAATCTTTCGACAAAAACCAGATGGCGACGGTGAACGGCATGCGCGGTTCCAGTGCCTGGATCGCCAGCTTTCTGTTCACGCTGTTGATCGGTGCCGTTTCCGACACCATCGGCTTCAACCCCCTGTTTGTTGCCATGGGCTTCTTTGATCTGATCGGTGCCCTGTTCCTGATTGGCTTGATTGCTGAACGTGGCAAAAAATCTTCACCTACTGTTTAA
- a CDS encoding zinc ribbon domain-containing protein — protein MDALCPVCHQPMSWANGQYHCDTCNSDYRQLAECPDCGLPLQELKACGAVDYLCQNGHGLISKKRVKFSYQPI, from the coding sequence ATGGACGCGTTATGTCCGGTTTGTCACCAACCGATGAGTTGGGCGAATGGTCAGTATCATTGTGACACCTGCAACAGCGATTACCGGCAGTTAGCCGAGTGCCCTGACTGTGGGCTGCCATTGCAGGAGTTGAAAGCCTGTGGTGCCGTGGATTACCTTTGCCAAAATGGCCACGGGCTGATTTCCAAAAAGCGGGTGAAGTTCAGCTACCAGCCAATCTGA